gtacagaaaacagcaacatgATCTGGATGATGCTGAAGAAAGGGCTGAAATAGCTGAATCTCAAGTTAATAAGCTGAGGAGCAAGTCAAGAGATATTGGCATGAAAAAGGTATGGTTCTACTATATGGAGCAAATGTGACTCATTAATACACAGTAGCACATGCTATGTATGCAGGAAGATCTGTTGCATCTCCTACAGTAATATGGACTAGAATAAATAGTTGTTTACTAAATTTTTTAGTTTCAGTCAAgcctttattttaatgttacagtAAATCTTTAGGACAGCAATTTGATGCGTatacaaaatgaaatctctgtTCTCTCAATGGTGTCACTTAACCTCTCCGCTCAGCATCCAGAAGTTGCTAAACTGTCTTTTTATGTGGGATATTTAAAagctccatctctctctctctgtctggTGTAGATTTCTACATATGTAATAAAGCCAGGGGATGACAGCACTAGCAGATTGCCAGATACTTTAAGACTGCTCTTTCAAAAATCGTTTTGAATTGAAGAGCTGGATGAAAATAGTAGTCATTAGTCACTTGGATGCTGGGAAGTAATTAGTAActagaaatatatttgtggTGTTTTGCACTTGATCAAAATGGTAGTAGAGTAATACGGATGAAACTAAAAGGAGCCTAAGAACGTGGTCTGGAACTGAAAGCAAACCCTTGCTTGTCTATGCTTGCCTGATGGCAACCACAGCAAGGAATACTGGCGTTGCTACTTgtaggaaagacagaaagaggagGTGGGTCATTGCTTTAtctatttcatttacaaatgtaATGTAAACTCCCATACTTAATATCATATAAATTTAATGGGGGTTACAACTCCAAAGTCAAGTAACATAAAAGAAACCTTTCTGTAAccatttagttatttttatacCACTTGATcccatcccttccttctctctacTTTATCCACAATTCTGTGGGaggaaatttctgcttttatattgGACTAATAAAATCATCTTTAGTTGAAATGAATTACTGTAGCTCCACCATCTACGTTAAAACTAGATGAACATCTGGTCTCATGCATTTGCATATGATGGAAGCAGTACTGCAACCAAAGCTCACATGAAGTTTTGTAGGctttaagaggaaaaatttccacatttttcttcaatttttttccagctcccccctccccccccaaaaaaactcCTAATTTCACAAAGCCACAGACACTAAAATACGTAAATCATGAAAGTAATTTATGTTCAAAATACTTTGTAGTTTATTCCCTGTATTTTCCTAGCACCTTCTTCTGCCTCATAACTGCAGAAGTCATAGAGAAGTGGACGCTTGTTCAGACAATGAATGCTGTCCCAAAAATCAGGGAACAACTCCTTTAGTAAGAGAAAGACAttggaaagacttttttttttttttaatagtgtagCCCTAAAAATACCTTCTCTGCTACTGCTATTCATGTTCCTGGAAACTTTTGAAAGTATGTGTGATTCAGAGCGAACATCATATATTGCAACAGGGCTCATGCATTGCAACAGGGCTCTATAGAAATCCTCTGCTATCAAAGGGATGACACACACCTTAGCATAAGGACAAGAAGCCTGTCTTCTTAGCTGAAGTAAGACTCGAAATGATGGCTAAATTCAATATGGTATGTCCATTTAGGGCTAGTGTATTTCAGACACAAGCTGGTAATGCCAGGAAGCAGAAGCATTAGTTAACAGAAACTTCTGTCATTTACATGTGAACTTGAACTCTAAACCCCCCTGTAAAActttaacagtttttaaaagtttcattttaattaaactgttaAACAGTTCAAATTCAACAGTTTAACTTTAATTTCTAATAGTTTAAATGtaacagtttaattttaattttaatagttGTATACTATCTCTCTCAATTGCATTTCAGGTTCATGAAGAGGAGTAAGTGCAGTCCAAGTTGACAAATGTGAGAAGATGTTTCATATAATCAGGCATAACCAAAAGCAGATGTacgggaaaaaataaaaaagcacttacagaaataaatatcaaGTGAAAACCCAAAGAGACTGTGTAGTGTATTACATTCATTTCtatgtatttctattttgtcGAGCCCCAGGGATCAATAAAAGATGACACACTGCCAACAACCCACTTCATTATGTTGGAACAAATCCTAATTGGCAGATCTCTGATGAAATCAAACCTAAGGGCAAATCCAGTCACGTTTCACAGCCCCACGTCCTTCATGTGCAGATTGTTAAAGCACTCTGGATTAAACCTGTGTAGGGGACAGCCCTAAAAGCTGGGATAGCCCTGCTTCTAGCTGTCCTGCCAGTCAAAGGTTGCACCATTTTTTTGGGGGACAGCAGAAACTAAATTTAATACAAATGGTCAGTTTAGAAACTTCCACTACTATCAGCGAAAGCATTTTTGTTCTCCAGCTGCACAAGAGGACTAAGAGATGCTGCTCAGGGACTTATCCCATAAGGACTGCCCCTGGCTCATAAACAGCATTCTTTTAGATCTTTTCCacttcaaaactgaaaacacgGGGAAGAGTTGTCATGGAATTGGAATTAAAATACTCAGTGAAGTGCAAAACAGAAAGCCCTCTCTTCCCCTCATAGtgcaaaaacaaacccaaagtcCACCAACACTTAAAACTCAGCCTCGCGTAAAACTTTTTCATTGTCCTTTTAGTATACTCGCATTCTGGTTCTTCATGCAGACTCCTCACATAAAATGTCAATTGActtgtgtatgttttttctgtcagtttacTTGTTTGTTACTGTTGTTCAGATGATTGCATTTCCACTTAGTTCTTTGTGAAATTCAATAGGGAAGATGAAGGAACTCTTCTGCTCAAGCTTGTATTTCAGCAGCATTCTCAGTAAAGTCTTTGTTTGCAGAGACACGTTTTCTTTTGGTATGTCAAGGTGCTTATAGTATTCCTGATCCGCTGTATCTTATAGTAGTCCTGATTCTCTctagttaaaacaaaaacatccgTGAGAACTACTGATGCATAAAATTAATCCTCCAGTAGGAACAGAACAAGACATACTCATGTTAGAGGTAAGTCAGTATCTTCTATTTTAACGTTagctgaataaaataaacacatacataAAAGGGCAGAAGCACTCCTGTTTCTTCCATTTAGTTTTCATCAATGTAAACAGAGctgtgttaatttttaaattattctgcttCCTCCAATTATATGTTAAAGGTTTCAACAGGACCCAAGATACATTTATCTTGCTTAAGTTCTTTAAATGAAACAGCTTCATCTCAAAGGTATTGGTTCTATTATTCTATCAGGGAGAGAACCATATGTCCTTCTGACTTGGTATCACCAGTAAATAGGACAGATGTACAGAGAGATGAGTTTAGAGGCTATATGGTCACAACAGTCTCCCAAACAAAGCAATTTGCATGTCTTTACACAAACGAGCTTTGTTGAGTTTTGAAGTTGGACAGAGCTGAAGTAATAATTTGAGCCCAAATGAATACTAGTACAGCCCATTGTTTGGAGATCTTCATTGGTTTTGTTTATCTTAAATATAAGTGagagaaaattacaaaaatgattattttcaaagcaagttATCAGCAAGTATATGTGACAGGTAACcaattttttcatctttttatagAGTGCAGGAGAGCAATCTGGTCAAGGAAAGGGCATGTTAGCATTGTTACAACTAAAATATTATTGCCTAGATGTACTAAAGAGGGCTTTTTGGACACAGAATATAGAAAAAATGAGGACAATTTACTTAAGCTGAAATTTATTATTCTAagtttttcagtcttgtttgCATCCTTTATCCCATGAAAATCAGATCTGTTTTGGTCAAACATTCAAGGTCTGAAATTCAGCTTAATAGTATGCTCAGAAGTAAATAGCCTAATGTTTGTACGTACCTTGACATAGACATAGACTCCTATCACCGCCAGTACTATCACCACCAGTACAACGACCACTGCTGTCACAACTATCCAAGTGTTATCTGAATGttctataaaaatacaaattccaaAATGTTAAACAGAAGCTCAAAAACTTATTGAATAATAGTGAATGTTAAGCTGTGATGTTTTATATTCAATTATTCACTGTTATTCGATATGTATatcaaaattatgatttttctcttacttATAATCTCATACCTATGATTAAGGGAGAACATTTCCATTTATTGTTAATGGTACTGATACAATGGTCATTACATGACCCATGCTATAAGTAAAGAtttcaaaatgatattttaatgaattaagaGTGAATAGGTAAAAGCAGATTACGTTACTTAATTGTGCTGATAGAAAATTGTGTTGTCAATAAATTTGATTTGAGAACTTCTTATACAAGTCCTGTTGATAAACAACTAAGTTCTCAGGCGGGTAAATGCTGCTTCCAGGAACAGTGCTTGGTGCCATTAACAGTACTACCGATTTTCAGAAGTGGGTGGTAACAACAGATTCCACAGGACATAAAAGTCCATCTAGCAGAGGTTGGCTCTGGTTCTAGGCAGCATTGTTTCAGTTCCTTTCATCAACATGAGAACGCTCACATTTGAAGGACTCATTTGTTTATCTACAGTTCTTCTATTTCAGGTTTCCTTTCCACTGCTgcatcttgtttaaaaaaaaaaaaaaaaaattgagaaattcTACACTCTGTTGTAAACTGAGGTTTATAGGATATGGAAGATCATGCTGGAATTAGAGCTTCAAGGAGGTATGTTTGTCTGACTCAACAGTTTTCTTTACACTAACTCCCTTCCTACATATATATACCATGTATATAGTTGCTGCCATTTAAAACACCCTATAGTTTCAGACACCCTTAGCTTCAGACAGAAACCAAGCTATcatggggaaagaaaggaagacaaatatCCAGTTGTTATAACTTATTCTATTCCCATTTTTGCTATGTTACCTCTACGGTTCACATTCTGCAGACTGTctcaagttttcttctttcttaaaaaaataacgGAGGTGCCATATATTAGTTCTCTCAGTCTTTTAGTTGATTGCATTTAATTGATGCCTACTTGCTACTGCttgaatgtgtttgttttgttatgaaCTGAGACTTCAGGAGGCACCCCCTCAAACAGCACgctatttttgaaaaactttgTAATTTGTTTGcactataattttaaaaagctggagtcttttttttttaaccttaagTAAGAGTTTTCAATGGATAGAGAAGTTAATCCCTAAGTCTGCTTGCAACCAGAGATAATGAAATAACTGTAACTAAGACTTCACAGATGGATATTTACTACAGTACATAAAAAGGAAGGCatacatataaacatacatatttcCAAGTGTAAAAAAGGCCTGCTGTGTAGAAttaaagctttgaaaacaacaactACATGTTCTCCTCAACAAGgtttcttctaaagaaaaaaaattgtaccaCTTCTATGGGCATGCCTTCATCTCCCTCCTACCTTTAAAGACAGTATTTGCTACCAACACAGCGTTTAGGATATGAGTCCATAAGTTTCTTTGTGCTCTCAACTGCACAGCCCTCTGtgctttgaagaaagaaaaaagtctttaaataaatataccttaatatttttcaatatttcacaGATTTCTGGACGACTCTGGCTCTGTATTCCCCTCATTTGTCCCCACCCTCTGATAGGGAAGGAACAGCAACTTACCAACTTGCAAAGTTCTCACAGTAAGTTTTGTGTAGTGAGGTGATGAAATGTTACAGAGATATTCTCCACTGTCATTTGCGGTAAGATCCCTCAATAACAGTGAATAGTCACTTTGGTTAATCTGGACTCGAGGCTGGTAAGAGTGAGATGTACCATTGAAGGTGGCCAGGACTGAGATCACTGAATTTCTGTTTAGTATCCAGACAACACTGACGCCCTCTCTGTGTGAAGTGTCACTGCTGTATTCACAAGTAATGGAAACGCtacttccttttgcttttgaCAGTTGGTCTGAAACAGAGAATTACAAAACACTCTGtaattgttttagaaaatattatgaagGATGGTTAGTTTTTTCACCAATTACTACAACACAAATGTTTCAGAACATACTCCATTATTTTGATATCATATTCAAACATCACAGTATTCTTCTAGAagcattttaagatttttaaaagcaaactgatcATATATACATTCAAAAAAATCTAATTGGTAACAGCTTACACttattaaaattgattttgttttcattttgatatttctcTCCTAAACTGGGGGTCTCTGAGGGACTCGCTAATAAAACTGATTTGACCTATTCTAGGTGTAGTCTAAAGTAATATGAAATTCTGTGCATTTAATGCAACCTGTGCATTTAATGCAAAAGGGCAAACCTGTTGCAACATATTTTGGTTTTAACTAAGCTAATAAAGAGATTGTATTTAGACAGAAATAGCTTTCAAATATGGTAGACTGAAGTACTTTATCATTCTGTGCTGAACACTTAATGaatagctttaaagaaaaaaataaaaatgaaggggaTAGAAAGGGCAGGTAAGTGTAACTAATAGTTAATGATCCTATAAAATACTAGTATGGAACAAATTAATATCATAACACAACTACCTATTTAACTGCAGAGATCTGctgcaagggaaggaaaaacaggaggCTGTGGTGGCTGGCAGTCTGCTGGAGAGGAAACTTAGTACGTTATTGTGACATAGTATAACCACACTTGGTTTCTGTGCATGGATCCAAATAAGCAGAGGTGTGGTGCTGAAAaccattaggaaaaaaacaaaacggtACCCAGTGCTGCTATTATGTAAGGAACAGGAAAGcaatatattcttaaaatgtttcagtcaGACAGCAGACAGATGCAGGGGAATTTAAACAATGCTGTAATGAAATGTACCTTTTTCACTTGTGACCTGGAAAGACAGATTAACAAACCAGACATTTCTGGTGTGCTTGTTAGCTGCTCTGATACCATAGCTGAAACCTTCCAGAGTCAGAAGGTACgtaaattaaaaacaccacTCTTGTTCAGAAGCATATGCGGTGGATTAGGAGCTGAGTGTGTACTGGGTACACTTCAGGGAGAAATCAGAGCGATGGAGGCAGCTGTGCATATCCGATAAGGGATCTGCTCTTGCATTGCTCTTGatccaattaaaaatacttcctaAGACACATGAGAGGCTGAAAAGTACCAGTTACTGAATTTCCAGAGAATGCTTGGGATTGCTTGAGACAAAATGGAGAATACAATCTTtatatctttgttttccattaaataacaaaatcagCTGCAGTTTGCCCAAATGTAAACAGTGCTGCTGTTCTTCACTCCCGTGCACCCCTCACACTGCACCTGGGTACTTAATACTGCACTTCAAGAGAAATATGTTGAAAGAATTGAATGGTACTGGAAATACTCTGGCAAAAGGTGGAGAATATACGAAGAAACATACGCatcaagaacaaaaaacattgcTCTACCTCATATAACCCTTTCAACGTATTTTGTCCAagttcgttttttttttttgacagtgtgAAGTTTGATCATTATGCGTCCCTTGAAATGTGAAactgatacagaaaaaatgttgagagTAAAGCAAACTTACAGAAGTGTGAGCTaccccctcctgtccccacttCT
This genomic window from Cygnus olor isolate bCygOlo1 chromosome 1, bCygOlo1.pri.v2, whole genome shotgun sequence contains:
- the HHLA2 gene encoding HERV-H LTR-associating protein 2 isoform X2, with product MKGQKIPSLLLCLLSICATTWEKETVTGLFAKDVILPCPFPPGDDEVIYWKKEDNDVHSYYYRRDYLESQHLDYRNRTHLFHENIPHGNASLKLSNLTLTDEGLYLCYVGTQQTKTEVEVELHVRDQLSKAKGSSVSITCEYSSDTSHREGVSVVWILNRNSVISVLATFNGTSHSYQPRVQINQSDYSLLLRDLTANDSGEYLCNISSPHYTKLTVRTLQVEHSDNTWIVVTAVVVVLVVIVLAVIGVYVYVKRESGLL